One window of Flavobacterium ammonificans genomic DNA carries:
- a CDS encoding cytochrome c oxidase subunit 3, whose amino-acid sequence MGATVTTANSEEKTWGGGNEPMGASYGKLMMWFFIVSDALTFSGFLAAYGFSRFKFIETWPLADEVFTHFPFLHGVTAPMYYVALMTFILIFSSVTMVLAVDAGHQLNKKKVTIYMFLTIIGGLIFVGSQAWEWKNFIKGEYGAVETKGGSILQFVDKDGHRVALADFAVTLPEEREQLTRNKAKWFMEEPTLPTYSVAEVQAGFEAHPDLLIRTETITKEKKKEVLSRQESIARLKDATYVVEGANLIRNEYGSKLFADFFFFITGFHGFHVFSGVIINIIIFFNVLLGTYEKRKSYEMVEKVGLYWHFVDLVWVFVFTVFYLV is encoded by the coding sequence ATGGGAGCGACAGTTACTACTGCAAACAGTGAAGAAAAAACTTGGGGAGGCGGAAATGAGCCAATGGGAGCAAGTTATGGTAAATTAATGATGTGGTTTTTTATCGTATCAGATGCCTTGACTTTCTCTGGATTTTTAGCAGCTTATGGTTTTTCAAGATTTAAGTTTATAGAAACATGGCCTTTGGCTGATGAGGTGTTTACACACTTTCCTTTTTTACATGGAGTTACTGCTCCAATGTATTATGTTGCGTTAATGACGTTCATTTTAATATTTTCTTCTGTTACAATGGTTTTGGCCGTAGATGCTGGACATCAATTGAACAAAAAGAAAGTGACAATTTATATGTTTCTTACCATTATTGGAGGTTTAATTTTCGTTGGTTCTCAAGCTTGGGAATGGAAAAATTTTATCAAAGGTGAATACGGTGCAGTTGAAACTAAAGGAGGAAGTATTCTTCAATTTGTGGATAAAGATGGGCATAGAGTTGCTTTAGCAGATTTTGCCGTTACACTTCCTGAAGAAAGAGAGCAATTAACTAGAAACAAAGCCAAATGGTTTATGGAAGAGCCTACATTGCCTACTTATTCTGTGGCTGAAGTTCAAGCTGGTTTTGAAGCTCATCCAGATTTATTGATTAGAACGGAGACTATTACAAAAGAAAAAAAGAAAGAAGTTTTATCACGTCAAGAATCTATAGCTAGACTTAAAGATGCTACTTATGTAGTGGAAGGAGCTAACCTTATTCGTAATGAATATGGAAGTAAGTTATTTGCTGATTTCTTCTTTTTCATTACTGGTTTCCACGGTTTCCACGTATTTTCTGGAGTTATAATTAACATTATTATCTTTTTTAATGTTTTATTAGGAACTTATGAAAAGAGAAAAAGTTACGAAATGGTAGAGAAAGTAGGTTTATATTGGCACTTTGTTGATTTAGTTTGGGTGTTTGTATTTACAGTATTTTACCTTGTTTAA
- a CDS encoding cytochrome c oxidase subunit 3, with the protein MELSVLEEKKRKERSAKLILLFAMASMTMMFAGITSAFVVSKSRADWLKDFQLPTAFYWSTLVIIGCSVTFHLAKLAIKKDQNSKTSMYLLLTLLLGCSFVGLQFLGFNQIIAEGYYFTGQASSITTTFLYIVTLVHLLHLAGGIISLLIIIYNHFKQKYNSTQTIGIELGAMYWHFLDVLWVYLFLFLFFFK; encoded by the coding sequence ATGGAATTATCAGTTTTAGAAGAAAAAAAACGAAAAGAACGATCTGCCAAACTAATTTTATTATTTGCTATGGCAAGTATGACAATGATGTTTGCTGGAATTACAAGTGCCTTTGTTGTAAGTAAGTCAAGAGCTGACTGGTTGAAAGACTTTCAATTGCCAACAGCCTTTTATTGGAGTACTTTGGTAATAATTGGTTGTAGTGTAACATTTCACCTGGCTAAATTAGCAATTAAAAAAGATCAAAATAGTAAGACATCTATGTACTTATTGTTAACACTTCTTTTAGGTTGTTCTTTTGTGGGACTTCAGTTTTTGGGATTTAATCAAATTATTGCTGAGGGTTATTATTTTACTGGACAAGCTAGTTCAATAACTACAACTTTCCTTTACATAGTAACTTTAGTCCATTTGTTGCACTTGGCTGGAGGGATTATTTCACTTTTAATTATAATTTATAATCATTTTAAACAAAAATACAATTCAACTCAAACTATTGGAATTGAACTAGGTGCGATGTATTGGCACTTTCTTGATGTTCTGTGGGTTTATTTATTTTTATTTTTATTTTTCTTTAAATAA
- the cyoE gene encoding heme o synthase, whose translation MQQTLSTITIKSVYLDFKAITKAGLAVSVVFSSIAGFVLGLPEFHTSDFFVLLKLAAGGYCMVGASNAFNQVIEKDIDALMDRTKNRPIPAGRMSSNVAVAIALLLTIIGIILLYTINPKTAMFGAISIFLYTSLYTPLKTVTSLSVFVGAFPGAIPFMLGWVAASGEFGIEAGTLFLIQFFWQFPHFWAIGWFLYEDYEKASIFMLPTGKKDKGTAFQIILYTVWLIIASLLPVLGFTGQLYLTPWAALFVFLLGIWMLVYAIRLYQLRTLKSARTLMLVSVAYITLLQLVYIVDKFLR comes from the coding sequence ATACAACAAACATTGAGTACCATTACAATTAAATCCGTTTATTTAGATTTCAAAGCGATCACGAAAGCAGGTCTTGCAGTGAGTGTTGTTTTCTCATCAATAGCTGGTTTTGTTCTTGGTTTGCCAGAATTTCACACTTCAGATTTTTTTGTTTTGTTGAAACTAGCAGCCGGTGGGTATTGTATGGTAGGTGCGTCTAACGCATTTAATCAAGTGATTGAAAAAGATATTGATGCATTAATGGATAGGACAAAAAATAGACCTATTCCCGCAGGAAGAATGAGTTCTAATGTTGCTGTTGCAATAGCTCTTTTGCTGACTATTATTGGTATTATTTTATTGTATACAATTAATCCGAAAACAGCCATGTTTGGTGCTATTTCGATATTTTTATATACTAGTTTATATACCCCATTGAAGACGGTTACTTCATTATCAGTTTTCGTTGGTGCATTTCCAGGAGCTATTCCTTTTATGTTAGGCTGGGTAGCTGCATCGGGTGAATTTGGTATAGAAGCAGGAACACTTTTTTTGATTCAGTTTTTTTGGCAATTCCCTCATTTTTGGGCTATTGGTTGGTTCTTATATGAAGATTATGAGAAAGCGTCCATTTTTATGTTGCCTACAGGGAAAAAAGATAAAGGAACTGCATTTCAAATAATTTTGTATACGGTTTGGTTAATTATAGCTTCATTATTACCTGTTCTAGGTTTTACAGGGCAATTGTATTTAACCCCTTGGGCCGCATTATTTGTTTTTTTATTAGGTATTTGGATGTTAGTTTACGCAATACGTTTGTATCAATTACGAACCCTAAAATCAGCAAGAACATTAATGTTAGTAAGTGTTGCCTATATTACGTTATTACAATTGGTTTATATAGTAGATAAATTTTTAAGATAA
- a CDS encoding MFS transporter — protein MKIHPKSIVSFSLFLITLAVNIAMPLFRPYAENDGLNNGQTSLVLATYILGMLPCYIFLGGISDKLGRKPVLLFSLVLAFCSTLIITIFPSVIALIFSRFFQGVALALSMGTGTAYIAELLKTDPKSSVKAANATSMATAIGFSGGAFMTSIALLIHFSLTPITYFIALFITAIGIILAFFLPAIPPIGGSLVRLPYFPKGYFPVNLSIAICWASTGVVIAIIPSQLALFNLTPYAGFCLVLINWTGAFLQPFVRKYFQPKTSLKLGFLLIPLGFSLVILGCYLGQLAIVLTGTALIGSAAYGFSYQGGLAIIAHLGGVQKARSISGYMFFGYIGFGIPAIFLGYLADWIGIIQALIFFELVIVMLSAYLYITFDKSTD, from the coding sequence ATGAAAATTCATCCAAAATCAATTGTTTCGTTTTCACTTTTCTTAATCACCTTGGCGGTAAATATAGCTATGCCTCTTTTTAGACCGTATGCTGAAAATGACGGATTAAATAACGGACAAACCTCCCTAGTTTTAGCTACTTATATTTTAGGGATGTTGCCTTGTTATATTTTTTTAGGAGGTATTTCGGATAAATTAGGTCGGAAACCGGTTTTGTTGTTTAGTTTGGTTTTGGCATTTTGTTCTACTTTGATAATTACAATTTTTCCGTCAGTAATAGCATTGATCTTCTCTCGATTTTTTCAAGGAGTAGCTTTGGCTTTGAGTATGGGCACAGGAACAGCGTATATTGCAGAACTATTGAAAACAGACCCCAAAAGCTCTGTGAAAGCAGCTAATGCTACTTCTATGGCAACTGCAATAGGATTTAGCGGTGGGGCATTCATGACAAGTATCGCTTTACTAATTCATTTTTCACTTACGCCAATTACCTATTTCATAGCGCTTTTCATTACGGCTATTGGGATAATCCTTGCATTTTTTCTTCCTGCTATTCCGCCAATAGGCGGCTCTTTAGTTCGATTGCCTTATTTTCCAAAAGGTTATTTTCCGGTAAATTTATCTATTGCCATTTGCTGGGCTAGTACGGGAGTAGTAATCGCTATAATTCCATCTCAATTAGCTTTATTTAATCTTACTCCTTATGCGGGATTTTGTTTGGTTTTAATTAATTGGACTGGTGCTTTTTTACAGCCTTTTGTTCGAAAATATTTTCAACCCAAAACAAGTTTGAAACTTGGGTTTTTACTAATTCCACTTGGTTTTAGCTTGGTTATTCTAGGTTGCTACTTAGGGCAATTGGCTATTGTGCTGACCGGAACTGCATTAATTGGGTCGGCTGCATACGGGTTTAGTTACCAAGGCGGGTTGGCTATTATTGCTCATTTAGGAGGTGTTCAAAAAGCAAGATCGATATCAGGATACATGTTTTTTGGATATATTGGATTTGGCATTCCTGCAATATTTTTAGGGTATTTAGCCGATTGGATAGGCATTATCCAAGCCTTGATTTTTTTTGAGTTAGTAATAGTGATGTTGAGTGCTTATTTATATATCACATTTGATAAATCTACCGACTAA
- a CDS encoding VanZ family protein — protein MLKNYFFWIALFWSFLVSYLCLTPSSDIPTVSIPHLDKIVHSFFHFVFTVLWYLFFEKQVKKSNQQKLLLVSVVFSLLFGIVIEILQTKITLTRSGDIYDIMANFVGSILAFVFITVGKRSKYIQNFSDIKSRF, from the coding sequence GTGCTTAAAAATTATTTTTTTTGGATTGCATTATTTTGGTCCTTCCTAGTTAGTTATTTGTGTTTAACACCTTCTAGTGATATTCCAACTGTTTCGATTCCACATTTAGATAAAATAGTGCATTCATTTTTTCATTTTGTATTTACAGTGCTTTGGTATTTGTTTTTTGAAAAACAAGTTAAGAAAAGTAATCAACAGAAACTTCTTTTAGTATCAGTCGTATTTTCATTATTATTTGGAATAGTAATTGAAATTTTACAAACTAAAATAACTTTGACACGAAGCGGAGATATATATGATATAATGGCAAATTTTGTTGGCTCAATACTTGCTTTTGTATTTATAACTGTTGGTAAGCGTTCAAAATATATTCAAAATTTTTCCGATATAAAATCCCGCTTTTAA
- the gcvH gene encoding glycine cleavage system protein GcvH codes for MNIPVHLKYTKDHEWVSIDGDVATVGITDFAQKELGDIVYVEVESLDQTLAKDEVFGTVEAVKTVSDLFLPVSGEIIEFNDALESAPESVNSDPYGAGWMIKVKISDMTELDTLLTSDSYKDLIGA; via the coding sequence ATGAATATACCAGTACATTTAAAGTATACAAAAGATCACGAGTGGGTTAGCATCGATGGAGATGTTGCAACAGTTGGAATTACTGATTTTGCTCAAAAAGAATTAGGAGACATAGTTTATGTTGAAGTAGAAAGTTTGGATCAAACTTTAGCAAAAGATGAGGTATTTGGTACGGTTGAAGCTGTAAAAACAGTCTCTGATTTATTTTTACCTGTTTCTGGAGAAATTATTGAGTTCAACGATGCATTGGAGAGTGCACCTGAGAGTGTTAATTCAGATCCCTATGGAGCGGGTTGGATGATTAAAGTGAAAATTTCTGACATGACTGAATTAGATACGTTGCTTACTAGTGATTCTTACAAAGATTTAATTGGTGCTTAA